Proteins encoded within one genomic window of Vulgatibacter sp.:
- a CDS encoding DUF6178 family protein, translated as MAENTSLLSRQWMRAERAALARARGKKKLDVVYDAADPQGLVRSLPAEDLYFAVQEIGKSDAGPLVQLASPEQFRAFVDLDAWKGDTLDTSELLLWVRLARGEDDDAYREKLAVLDIEVLELLLRGIVQIFDLEEEGEPGDDVDGTIERTVEGRFMLVYNEEGVEYAAARRVIQELYADDPFKAARMLYAVRWELESELSETAYRWRNARMADLGFPSPEEAVSLYARLDRKQALPPPGGAPASAPGFFLAEFERGSLLDRAMGLVPDDARDALQLQILAVLNAAIVADRIDVSDLDAVHEQVRAVRETLALGLADLAGGEDPVQASALLATVAPKKIFQAGFTRTLELKWRAEKMVKALPIRLPGAVLPLPEMPDAEALAALLRRRPRYHGGLDGPAAPQRERPFATLADLQRGCAALERIEAVAQGFAQAGLQTDAAAPHVVAAWGEAGLARVRWGELFATAAAREAIGLPWAFEPLPAARLGDALRAIFDEDGRLLPAFRSTALERWQERTGGGDAPRFFADAALARLEGELGPQVNAEGFDAVEARFAAPLIVPG; from the coding sequence GTGGCCGAAAACACCTCGCTGCTCTCCCGCCAGTGGATGCGGGCGGAGCGGGCCGCCCTCGCCCGGGCCCGCGGCAAGAAGAAGCTCGACGTCGTCTACGACGCGGCCGATCCGCAGGGTCTGGTGCGCTCCCTTCCCGCCGAGGACCTGTACTTCGCGGTGCAGGAGATCGGGAAGAGCGACGCGGGCCCGCTGGTGCAGCTCGCCTCCCCCGAGCAGTTCCGCGCCTTCGTCGATCTCGACGCCTGGAAGGGTGACACCCTCGACACCAGCGAGCTGCTCCTCTGGGTGCGCCTCGCCCGCGGCGAGGACGACGACGCCTACCGCGAGAAGCTCGCCGTGCTCGACATCGAGGTGCTCGAGCTGCTCTTGCGCGGCATCGTCCAGATCTTCGATCTCGAGGAGGAGGGGGAGCCCGGCGACGACGTCGACGGCACCATCGAGCGCACGGTCGAGGGCCGCTTCATGCTCGTCTACAACGAGGAGGGCGTGGAGTACGCCGCCGCCCGCCGCGTGATCCAGGAGCTCTACGCCGACGATCCCTTCAAGGCGGCGCGGATGCTCTACGCCGTGCGCTGGGAGCTGGAGAGCGAGCTCTCCGAGACCGCCTACCGCTGGCGCAACGCCCGCATGGCGGACCTCGGCTTCCCCTCGCCCGAGGAGGCGGTGTCGCTCTACGCGCGGCTCGATCGCAAGCAGGCGCTGCCGCCGCCGGGCGGCGCGCCGGCGAGTGCCCCGGGCTTCTTCCTCGCCGAGTTCGAGCGCGGATCCCTCCTCGACCGCGCGATGGGCCTCGTCCCCGACGACGCGCGCGACGCCCTGCAGCTGCAGATCCTCGCGGTGCTCAATGCCGCCATCGTCGCCGACCGGATCGACGTGAGCGATCTCGACGCGGTCCACGAGCAGGTCCGCGCGGTGCGCGAGACGCTGGCGCTCGGCCTCGCCGATCTCGCCGGCGGCGAGGATCCGGTGCAGGCCTCCGCCCTGCTCGCCACCGTGGCGCCGAAGAAGATCTTCCAGGCAGGCTTCACCCGCACGCTGGAGCTGAAGTGGCGGGCGGAGAAGATGGTGAAGGCCCTGCCGATCCGGCTGCCCGGTGCGGTGCTGCCGCTGCCCGAGATGCCGGATGCGGAGGCCCTCGCCGCGCTGCTGCGGCGGCGGCCCCGCTACCATGGCGGCCTCGACGGGCCTGCGGCGCCGCAGCGGGAGCGTCCCTTCGCGACCCTCGCCGATCTCCAGCGCGGATGCGCCGCCCTCGAGCGGATCGAGGCGGTGGCACAGGGCTTCGCGCAGGCGGGGCTGCAGACCGACGCCGCCGCCCCCCACGTCGTCGCCGCCTGGGGCGAGGCGGGCCTGGCCCGGGTGCGATGGGGCGAGCTCTTCGCTACCGCCGCGGCGCGGGAGGCGATCGGCCTGCCCTGGGCCTTCGAGCCGCTCCCGGCGGCCCGCCTCGGCGACGCGCTGCGCGCGATCTTCGACGAGGACGGGAGGCTCCTGCCTGCGTTCCGCAGCACGGCGCTCGAGCGCTGGCAGGAGCGCACCGGCGGCGGCGACGCCCCGCGCTTCTTCGCCGACGCGGCGCTGGCGCGCCTCGAAGGCGAGCTGGGCCCGCAGGTGAATGCGGAGGGCTTCGACGCGGTGGAGGCGCGGTTCGCTGCGCCGCTGATCGTGCCGGGCTGA
- a CDS encoding protein kinase domain-containing protein, translating into MNRTLSFDAPVLAGRFRLLRRLGAGGMGEVWAAEQLATGAEVAVKLLPRELASDREATSRFELEARTLCRVQHENVVKVIDFGRDPDRGWFLATEILEGETLAQRLAREGSLPPAQVVRLGAEILAGLHAVHEAGIVHRDLKPENVMLVPGEAGTVSVRLLDFGIAKLLEPGRRVDLTIAGQIFGTPAYLSPEQALGKSVDGRTDLYACGVMLYRALCGVLPFDAATPTALALRHATEPLPPLPASVPGVLRVVVEHALEKEPDARFVTAAEMRAALVAAWPESEPLTLPEPTPAASRTPVPGSVPRLAGGVSRTLLAVRLAQPEDFADRPTERFPAPESRTLRLTPPLIARDVAEAFGGRIAWISNEGLLADFSSPTDTLQCAAALHDRMAELAPQHGFAVDVHTAVTAGEVVRTGRALHGEAVVHGELLARAAAAGEIVFTHGVYLAMTRSEVACEPWPGRDPGVGQKLYRLCEPDGAPRPELPYGGSTLQRAQSFTARRVAVDVGRFAEAGLRAGLALPPMMLKVAQPGLSAGARALAGARRIPALVLVVLALVAGGGAAAWALVPRGHADTLEEALAAGRVDEAKTIAEAWLAKEPTDPQALAYRGRALAFAGQLDEAYAALGKALEREPDLARVEGVARAAVRTLDRREADRSLVIEHRTAAMERALLEATRSIRYWERWHAARTLEKLGHGSRIDWVEVYLLDAQHAGSCGTRMRAARELAKLGDPRAVEPLLQVRGTKHPEWACNLDQVIDQAVAQLRGD; encoded by the coding sequence GTGAATCGCACCCTCTCCTTCGACGCCCCGGTTCTCGCGGGCCGATTCCGCCTGCTCCGGCGCCTTGGCGCCGGCGGCATGGGAGAGGTGTGGGCGGCGGAGCAGCTCGCCACCGGGGCCGAGGTGGCGGTGAAGCTCCTGCCCCGGGAGCTCGCCAGCGATCGCGAGGCCACGTCGCGCTTCGAGCTCGAGGCCCGGACCCTCTGCAGGGTGCAGCACGAGAACGTGGTCAAGGTGATCGACTTCGGCAGGGATCCGGACCGGGGCTGGTTCCTCGCCACAGAGATCCTCGAGGGCGAGACCCTGGCCCAGCGCCTCGCCCGCGAAGGGAGCCTGCCGCCGGCGCAGGTGGTCCGGCTCGGGGCCGAGATCCTCGCGGGGCTCCACGCGGTGCACGAGGCGGGGATCGTCCACCGCGACCTCAAGCCCGAGAACGTGATGCTCGTGCCGGGGGAGGCCGGGACCGTCTCGGTGCGCCTGCTCGACTTCGGCATCGCCAAGCTGCTGGAGCCGGGCCGCCGGGTCGACCTCACCATCGCCGGCCAGATCTTCGGCACGCCCGCCTACCTCTCGCCCGAGCAGGCCCTCGGCAAGTCGGTCGACGGCAGAACCGATCTCTACGCCTGCGGCGTGATGCTCTACCGCGCCCTCTGCGGCGTCCTGCCCTTCGACGCGGCGACGCCGACGGCGCTCGCCCTGCGCCACGCCACCGAGCCGCTGCCGCCGCTTCCCGCCTCGGTCCCCGGCGTGCTCCGCGTGGTGGTGGAGCACGCGCTGGAGAAGGAGCCGGACGCCCGCTTCGTGACGGCGGCAGAGATGCGCGCGGCGCTCGTCGCCGCCTGGCCGGAGAGCGAACCGCTCACCCTGCCCGAGCCCACGCCCGCAGCCAGCAGGACCCCGGTGCCGGGCAGCGTGCCGCGCCTCGCCGGTGGCGTCTCCCGCACGCTGCTCGCGGTGCGGCTGGCGCAGCCCGAGGATTTCGCCGACAGGCCCACCGAGCGCTTTCCCGCGCCGGAGTCCCGGACGCTGCGGCTCACGCCGCCGCTCATCGCCCGCGACGTCGCGGAGGCCTTCGGCGGCCGCATCGCCTGGATTTCGAACGAGGGGCTGCTGGCGGATTTCAGCTCGCCGACCGACACGCTCCAGTGCGCAGCGGCGCTCCACGATCGGATGGCGGAGCTGGCGCCGCAGCACGGCTTCGCCGTGGACGTCCACACCGCGGTAACCGCAGGCGAGGTGGTTCGGACCGGCAGGGCCCTCCACGGCGAGGCGGTGGTGCACGGGGAGCTGCTCGCGCGGGCAGCGGCAGCCGGCGAGATCGTCTTCACCCACGGCGTCTACCTGGCGATGACCCGCAGCGAGGTGGCGTGCGAGCCGTGGCCGGGACGTGATCCCGGGGTGGGGCAGAAGCTCTACCGGCTCTGTGAGCCCGACGGCGCCCCGCGCCCCGAGCTGCCCTACGGCGGCAGCACGCTGCAGCGGGCGCAGTCGTTCACCGCGCGGCGGGTGGCGGTCGACGTGGGCCGTTTCGCGGAGGCGGGGCTGCGCGCGGGCCTCGCCCTGCCGCCGATGATGCTCAAGGTGGCGCAGCCGGGCCTGAGCGCCGGCGCTCGCGCCCTGGCTGGCGCCCGCAGGATCCCCGCGCTCGTGCTGGTCGTGCTGGCCCTCGTCGCCGGCGGCGGCGCGGCAGCCTGGGCCCTCGTTCCCCGCGGGCATGCCGACACGCTCGAGGAGGCTCTCGCCGCTGGCCGCGTCGACGAGGCGAAGACCATCGCCGAGGCGTGGCTCGCGAAGGAGCCCACCGATCCCCAGGCATTGGCCTACCGGGGCAGGGCCCTCGCCTTCGCCGGGCAGCTGGACGAGGCCTACGCGGCGCTGGGCAAGGCGCTGGAGCGCGAGCCGGATCTCGCCAGGGTCGAGGGCGTCGCCAGGGCCGCGGTGCGCACCCTCGATCGCAGGGAGGCGGACCGCTCGCTGGTGATCGAGCACCGCACCGCGGCGATGGAGCGGGCGCTCCTCGAGGCGACGCGCTCGATCCGCTACTGGGAGCGCTGGCACGCGGCGCGGACGCTGGAGAAGCTCGGCCACGGCAGCCGGATCGACTGGGTCGAGGTCTACCTCCTCGACGCCCAGCACGCAGGCTCCTGCGGCACGCGCATGCGCGCGGCGCGGGAGCTGGCGAAGCTCGGCGACCCGCGGGCGGTTGAGCCGCTGCTGCAGGTGCGCGGGACGAAACATCCCGAGTGGGCCTGCAACCTCGATCAGGTGATCGACCAGGCCGTGGCGCAGCTCCGGGGCGATTGA
- a CDS encoding transposase, protein MARMLGAKRRRSRKKGQQDLPLKKRFTHGGEREGAGRKRVAPRPQVKHRRRPVLGEDHPVLVTWRVLDHVWSMQSKRSFRVLLRAFRPAVARFGARITHFSVQGNHLHLIVEANGTQALSSAMQGLGVRIARGLNRLMGRAGKVFADRFHAHALGSPTEARNAIDYVLGNTRIHAERQGRTVARYVDRFAVSHEQLGDETAWWRTFDDGSPPVTAPASWLLEKGWRRARPKKTAPAFAFPA, encoded by the coding sequence ATGGCACGGATGCTCGGAGCGAAGCGGCGGCGGAGCCGGAAGAAGGGCCAGCAGGACCTTCCGCTGAAGAAACGCTTCACGCATGGCGGGGAGCGGGAGGGCGCGGGGCGCAAGCGCGTCGCACCGCGGCCGCAGGTGAAGCACCGCCGCCGTCCCGTGCTCGGCGAGGACCACCCCGTGCTCGTCACCTGGCGGGTGCTCGACCACGTCTGGAGCATGCAGTCGAAGCGGAGCTTCCGCGTGCTCCTCCGCGCCTTCCGTCCTGCGGTCGCGCGCTTCGGCGCGCGGATCACGCACTTCTCGGTGCAGGGCAACCACCTCCATCTCATCGTCGAGGCGAACGGGACGCAGGCGCTCTCGAGCGCGATGCAGGGCCTCGGCGTGCGGATCGCGCGCGGGCTCAACCGGCTGATGGGCCGCGCCGGCAAGGTCTTCGCCGATCGCTTCCACGCACACGCACTTGGCTCGCCGACTGAGGCCCGCAACGCGATCGACTACGTCCTCGGCAACACGCGCATCCACGCCGAGCGGCAGGGGCGCACAGTCGCGCGCTACGTGGATCGCTTCGCCGTCTCGCACGAGCAGCTCGGCGACGAGACGGCGTGGTGGCGGACCTTCGACGACGGCAGTCCACCGGTGACCGCGCCGGCCAGCTGGCTCCTCGAGAAGGGTTGGCGGCGGGCACGCCCGAAGAAGACGGCGCCAGCGTTCGCCTTTCCGGCGTGA